A genome region from Gemmatimonadales bacterium includes the following:
- a CDS encoding proton-conducting transporter membrane subunit, which produces MSRLVALAPELALVWTSVTLFAMMPGRRRRASGVVLVGGGIAALAAAIGTIGVSDEFLYLAYRVDAYSQAAKGIVIAGLVLAGTTRGATGHPEPAAEDQFFLVVAAMGLVVAASLVDVLALFLALEITSVAMIALAGLGSLADGHRGWGRLTSTSLTPSALGALGLALLVGATGATRLADITSALGADAAQPAGFAGAALFLCGFLVRWGAAPFYAWLPHLLRDPSPRAALFAGTSIWMGLGVVIVRLVAALAPLGHSLAVLLALVAVVAFLFGTSNLRPRRDARCLLSYLLVAQSGFVIAALATPGPRAVSAALAATLVVAAANAAILLVLTDSTARGPVTGPGDFRAIVGRSPFVAVPLVTGLLALAALPPTAGFLARWRLLDAAWREGWWAPALAGLAASTVLAFLALALVRQLLVRGDSGRGAAAAPPPARVALKVAWALAILLLVLALAPGPLHRGADFLSHFVI; this is translated from the coding sequence GTGAGCCGGCTGGTCGCGCTCGCGCCGGAGTTGGCGCTCGTCTGGACCTCCGTCACGTTGTTCGCCATGATGCCGGGCCGGAGGCGGCGCGCTTCGGGTGTCGTGCTCGTCGGCGGCGGGATCGCGGCGCTTGCGGCCGCGATAGGCACCATCGGCGTGAGCGACGAGTTCCTCTATCTCGCGTACCGGGTCGATGCCTACTCCCAGGCCGCGAAGGGGATAGTCATCGCCGGCCTGGTGCTCGCAGGCACCACCCGCGGCGCGACGGGGCACCCCGAGCCGGCCGCGGAGGACCAGTTCTTCCTGGTGGTCGCGGCGATGGGTCTCGTCGTCGCCGCCAGCCTGGTCGATGTGCTCGCGCTCTTCCTAGCCCTGGAGATCACGTCAGTAGCGATGATCGCGCTCGCCGGGCTAGGCAGCCTCGCCGACGGGCATCGCGGCTGGGGGCGGCTGACCAGCACGAGCCTCACGCCGTCGGCGCTCGGCGCGCTCGGCCTCGCGCTGCTCGTCGGAGCGACGGGGGCCACGCGGCTCGCCGACATCACGTCCGCGCTCGGCGCCGATGCCGCGCAGCCGGCCGGGTTCGCGGGCGCAGCGCTCTTCCTTTGCGGGTTCCTGGTGCGGTGGGGTGCGGCGCCGTTCTACGCCTGGCTGCCCCACCTGCTGCGCGACCCTTCGCCGCGCGCCGCGCTGTTCGCCGGTACCTCCATCTGGATGGGACTCGGCGTGGTCATCGTGCGTCTGGTCGCCGCGCTCGCGCCGCTCGGCCATTCCCTCGCCGTGCTCCTCGCGCTCGTGGCGGTAGTGGCCTTCCTGTTCGGGACCTCCAACCTGCGGCCACGAAGGGACGCGAGGTGCCTGCTGTCGTACCTGCTCGTGGCGCAGTCGGGCTTCGTGATCGCGGCGCTTGCGACGCCGGGCCCGCGGGCCGTTTCGGCGGCGCTCGCCGCCACGCTGGTGGTGGCTGCAGCCAACGCCGCGATCCTGCTCGTCCTCACCGACTCGACGGCCCGCGGGCCGGTCACCGGACCCGGCGACTTCCGCGCGATCGTTGGGCGCTCACCCTTCGTGGCCGTGCCGCTCGTCACCGGTCTCCTGGCGCTCGCCGCGCTCCCGCCGACCGCGGGGTTCCTGGCCCGGTGGCGCCTCCTCGACGCCGCCTGGCGCGAGGGATGGTGGGCACCGGCGCTGGCCGGGTTGGCCGCCAGCACCGTTCTCGCGTTCCTCGCGCTCGCCCTGGTGCGTCAGCTGCTGGTACGCGGGGACAGCGGGCGCGGGGCCGCCGCCGCTCCTCCGCCCGCGCGCGTTGCGCTGAAGGTGGCCTGGGCGCTCGCGATCCTGCTGCTCGTCCTGGCGCTGGCTCCGGGGCCGCTCCATCGCGGCGCCGACTTCCTGTCCCACTTCGTGATCTGA
- a CDS encoding NADH-quinone oxidoreductase subunit J, with protein MNWAGFGFGASATIAVLGAAVVALARGAAPAIAGFALSMLGVAGVCLTLGDDFLAILIVLVMSAALPAGLLAAAKIAPAAARPPRRSRVSVAIVIGLAAFAGLTALVLGTEWPPAGGQRETAAVWVGWGLLTDSVAALELVGALLAVAAIAALVLARAATGPREEVEDRSPRP; from the coding sequence GTGAACTGGGCCGGCTTCGGGTTCGGCGCGTCTGCGACCATCGCGGTGCTCGGCGCGGCCGTGGTAGCCCTGGCGCGCGGCGCCGCGCCCGCGATCGCGGGCTTCGCCCTCTCGATGCTCGGAGTAGCGGGCGTCTGCCTGACGCTGGGCGACGACTTCCTGGCCATCCTCATCGTCCTCGTCATGTCGGCGGCGCTGCCGGCAGGACTGCTCGCGGCCGCGAAGATCGCCCCCGCCGCCGCGCGGCCGCCGCGCCGGTCCCGCGTCTCCGTCGCGATCGTCATCGGCCTCGCGGCGTTCGCCGGGCTGACGGCGCTCGTACTCGGCACCGAATGGCCGCCCGCGGGTGGCCAGCGGGAGACGGCCGCGGTCTGGGTCGGCTGGGGGCTGCTCACCGACTCGGTCGCGGCCTTGGAGCTCGTCGGGGCGCTGCTCGCCGTCGCCGCCATCGCGGCACTGGTCCTCGCGAGGGCGGCTACGGGGCCGCGAGAAGAAGTGGAGGATCGGTCGCCGAGACCCTGA